The Anabaena sp. WA102 genome contains a region encoding:
- a CDS encoding AAA family ATPase gives MLKRIYIDNFRCLVNFELNVDSINLFLGGNGAGKSTVFDVLRKIQTFVRGDDKVEKIFKSSDCTRWQNSQIQRFELEIDGNDGSYKYELGIHCKKGKIEYERLLFNNRHLLIHEDKKTQFYKDDHSLSSEFVLSLPHSFLSLLNPEIDNTKLVWFKESLEKIIIIQIVPGQIIDSSKQEETKLNYYTDNFVSWYRYISQDQGKTAELMRVLQDILSGFVSFKFEKYGEDSRILKLRFSSEKEKKIIDYRLSELSDGQKVLMALYTLLYCTESEDYTLCIDEPENFLALPEIQPWLLQLYDFCDEGKLQALLISHHPECINYLLASPIGYWFERQSNAPVRVRKISNEEADDSGLKISELIARGWLK, from the coding sequence ATGCTGAAGCGTATTTATATTGATAATTTTCGCTGCTTGGTAAATTTTGAGCTTAATGTTGACTCAATTAACTTATTTCTTGGTGGTAACGGAGCAGGTAAATCAACTGTTTTTGATGTATTGAGGAAAATTCAAACTTTTGTCAGAGGCGATGATAAAGTCGAAAAAATATTTAAATCTTCTGACTGTACACGCTGGCAAAATTCACAAATTCAACGGTTTGAGTTAGAAATTGATGGTAATGATGGCAGTTATAAATATGAATTAGGAATTCATTGTAAAAAGGGTAAGATTGAATATGAACGACTTTTATTTAACAATAGACATTTATTAATACATGAAGATAAAAAAACACAATTTTATAAAGATGATCATTCATTATCTTCAGAATTTGTTTTATCTTTGCCGCATTCATTTTTGTCTTTATTAAATCCAGAAATAGATAATACTAAGCTAGTTTGGTTTAAAGAAAGTTTGGAAAAAATAATTATTATTCAAATTGTTCCTGGTCAGATAATTGATAGTAGTAAACAGGAAGAAACTAAATTAAACTATTACACAGATAATTTTGTATCCTGGTATCGTTATATTTCACAAGATCAAGGTAAAACTGCTGAATTAATGAGAGTTTTACAAGATATTTTATCAGGTTTTGTGAGTTTTAAATTTGAAAAATATGGCGAAGATTCTCGAATTTTAAAATTAAGATTTTCTTCAGAGAAAGAAAAAAAAATCATTGATTATCGTCTTAGTGAATTATCTGATGGTCAAAAAGTTCTGATGGCTCTATATACTCTTTTATATTGCACAGAATCAGAAGACTATACATTATGTATAGATGAACCAGAAAACTTTTTAGCACTTCCAGAGATTCAACCTTGGCTACTGCAATTGTATGATTTTTGCGATGAAGGAAAATTACAAGCCTTACTAATTTCACATCATCCCGAATGTATTAATTATCTTTTAGCATCACCAATAGGTTACTGGTTTGAACGTCAAAGTAATGCACCTGTAAGAGTGAGAAAAATCAGTAATGAAGAAGCTGATGATTCAGGATTAAAGATTTCAGAACTGATTGCGCGGGGATGGTTAAAATGA
- a CDS encoding DevA family ABC transporter ATP-binding protein: protein MSLEVTTIASEVISSSETVISVSNLNHYFGKGALQKQVLVDINLEIKAGEIVIMTGPSGSGKTTLLSLMGGLRSAQNGSLQILGQEMSGAKKGQLTKLRRQIGYIFQAHNLMSFLTAKENVRMSLELHEHHLNGDINAKATAMLEHVGLGERVNYYPENLSGGQKQRVAIARALVSHPKIVLADEPTASLDKQSGRDVVELMQMLAKEQNCTILLVTHDNRILDIADRIIYMEDGQLKSDGIDMGVKVN from the coding sequence ATGTCATTGGAAGTTACAACTATTGCTTCTGAAGTTATTTCTAGTTCAGAAACAGTTATTTCTGTTAGTAATCTCAATCATTATTTTGGTAAAGGTGCGCTACAAAAACAAGTCTTAGTTGATATTAATTTAGAGATTAAGGCGGGAGAAATTGTGATTATGACTGGTCCTTCGGGTTCAGGCAAAACTACCCTATTATCATTAATGGGGGGTTTACGTTCTGCCCAAAATGGTAGTTTGCAAATATTAGGACAGGAAATGTCTGGTGCAAAAAAAGGGCAATTAACTAAATTACGTCGCCAAATTGGTTATATTTTTCAAGCACATAATTTGATGAGTTTTTTAACAGCCAAAGAAAATGTGCGGATGTCTTTGGAGTTACATGAACATCATCTCAATGGCGATATTAATGCTAAAGCTACAGCAATGTTAGAACACGTCGGTTTAGGAGAACGGGTTAATTACTATCCAGAGAATTTATCCGGTGGACAAAAACAACGGGTAGCGATCGCCCGCGCTTTAGTCAGTCATCCCAAAATAGTATTAGCAGATGAACCGACAGCTTCATTAGATAAACAATCTGGCCGTGATGTGGTGGAATTAATGCAAATGTTAGCCAAAGAACAAAACTGTACTATCTTATTAGTCACCCATGATAACCGCATTCTGGATATAGCTGATCGGATTATTTACATGGAAGATGGACAATTAAAAAGTGATGGAATAGATATGGGAGTCAAAGTAAATTGA